The genomic region GCGCGGCCCGCCTGGCCCTTCTTGGCCATGGGATGCCCGTCCAGGATCGTCGCCGCCGATCCGACCGTTCCCGGCACCCCGAACAGAACCGCGGGAATCGTGTCCGACGTGGTGGTCACCGATCCCATGCCGAGCAGGAAGGCGAATGCCGAATAGGCGTCCATGTCGAAGGTGAAGGGGAGCAGAAGCGCCATCCCGACGATACCGCCAAGGCCGGGAATAACGCCAAGCGTCAGACCCACCAATACGCCTGCGGAAAGGAACGCCAGGCGATGCGGCTCGATCATGATCGTAAATGCGGTGAATGCTGCGTCGAGAAGGCTGGCGTCCACGTCGTCTCTCCCACTTCCAGGTTCGCTTCCCGGCGGCGCGGGGCCGCGGGACGGGGCGGGGGCACAGTCAGGTACGAACTCACCCCGCCGCTCGGCTCGGAGGCCGGCGCAACCGACGCTCGAAAAAGGTGGGCTGCCGCCGGGCCGCCTCATCGCCCGGTAAGACGGGTTCAGCTATGCCGATACCCCCAGTGCGCGACTCCTTAAGCTTTCCCCCAATTGCGACTGGGACCGATTGCGCTCGGTCCCTAACGTTTTTGCGTGATCGTATCGAGCAGGGCCGGCCGCCCGGACTTGACTTCGGCGATCGCCCGGCGGAGCGCCGGCCCGACCTCGCCCGGCCTGTCGATCGGTCCTTCCGCGTACCAGCCGAAGGAGCGCGCCAATCCGGCGAAATCCGGCTCCGGCCCGAACAGATCCATGCCGATATGGGCCTTCGCCTCGTCGGTGCCGCGCAGTCGTGCCATGAGAATCTGATGCTCCCAGTCGTTGTAGTAGGCGCGGTTGTTATACATCACGATCAGCATCGGAATTTCGTACTTGGTCGCCACCCACAGCGCGCCAGGGTCGAACATCAAATCACCATCGGGCTGGATGTCAACGACAAGCCGTCCCTTTCCTTTATGGGCGAGCGCGACGCCGAGGGAGATTCCAATCTGGGTCGCCGTGCCGAGCGACCGGCCGGGATGTCGCCAGGGGCGGTCGAAATCCCACAATTTGCGGGTCCAGCTCTCGAGCGAGTTGGCGGTCAACACCCAGTCCTCGCTCTTGATAGCGTCCCACACCTCCAGAGCGAGCCGCGGCAACGTGATGGGGCTTGCATCCCAGTTCTCGCGCGCCTGGTGCGCCCAGCCTGCGCGCGCCTTCCGATGCGCCTCGGCAATCTTTTCGCTGCGCCGGGCCAGGCGGTCCTTGAGGCTGCCGCTGCGGCCGATCAGACGACGGCACAGGCGGGTCAGCTCGGGGATGGCGAGTGAAGTGTCGGCGAGGATGCGGATCTCGGCATTGTGCGGGCGCTGGTTTTCCATTGACCAGCCGCTGATCTCCACGTCGCCGAAGCCGATGTCGATCCAATGGCAGCCGGCGGGTACGACGCTCTGCGTCCTGCGCTCGGTCTTGTTGAGCCGCGTCGTCGGCTTTTCCCAATCGCGCACGTCGAGATTCAGGAGCACGTCAGCGTTGGCGAAGACCTCCTTGATCTCACTCATATTGAGGGGGTGGGTGGTGGGGAAGTTGAGCCTGCTGGAGATGTCGACAACGGGTGCGGCAAGCGTCTCGGCGAGCTTGACGAGAGGCTCGAAGGGCTCAGCGCCGCGACCGACGAATTCGGCCATGATCACCGGGTGCTCGGCGGCAACGAGACGTTCGGCCGCCTCGGCCAAGGCCGCCGGATCGGGCGCCATCTTCGTCGGTGCCCAGGCCGCTTCTTTCGGCGACATGGCCACCGCGTGATCAAGCGGCGTCTCCTGCAGCCCGGCATCGTAGCACATGTAAACCGGCCCGGTCGGCTCGGTCATCATGATCGAATAGGCGCGGGAGAAGGATTCGGCAAAGCCGTCGATACTGGCCGGCTGATAGTCCCATTTGGTGTAGTTGCGGACCGCCTCGCCCTGGACATTGGCGGTGTGGATCCAGTCGATGCGGGGGCGGCGCTTGTTCTCGGCCAGCGGCCCGGTGGCGCCGACGATGAACACCGGCGCGCGATCGAGATAGGCGTAGTAGATGGCCATGTTGGCGTGCAGCAGGCCGACCAGATTGTGCAGGATGGCGACCAGCGGCTCTCCCGTCGCCTTGGCGTAGCCGTGCGCGATCTGCACCGCGACCTCCTCGTGCGGGCAGAGCAGCATCTGCGGGCGGTTGCCGCCGTAATTGATCATGGAATCGTGCAGGCCGCGAAAACTCGAACCCGGATTCAAAGGCGCATGGGGGAACTTATAGTGCCGCAGCAAGTCGACGATGACGTCGGACCCCCAGCGCTCCGTGGCAGCGGCGGTTTTGGCCGCGCGTTTGTCCTTGGAATTGCCCATGCTTGCCCCTTTCCGCTTGAACCAGGCTTGCGTTCTATCTCCCAAAGAGGCCGACGGAGCCGATCCGGCTGACGGCACTATCCGCCATGGCCGGCATCTCCCTTGGTAGTGATGTCGCGCCCGAGATAGGGGGCGGCCTCGCCATAGAGTAGGCCCTTGACCGCGTCGGGCGTCAGGGTTTGCACGAGATGGTCGACCTGGCCGAATAACGGCAGGGTCAGCTCGCCCTCGCGGGCGAGCGCCAGCGCGATGTCCATGTCCTTGACCGGCCAGGTGAAACGCGTCGCGTCCCAGTTCTCCAGCGTGCCATTGCGCGCCGGGCATTGCAGCAGCACCTCGCGCAGCATCTGCGCGTCGATGCCGAAACGCTTGGCGATCAGCAGCGCCTCGAAATTGGCCACGCAGTGGGCCCAGTGCAGCATGTTGTTGACGGTCTTGGCGATCTGGCCGCAGCCGAGCGGCCCGATATGGTGGACGGCGCGAGAGTAGCAGTCGAGCACCGGGCGGGCGTCATCGATGTCGGCGGCGCTGCCGCCGCACAGGCTGGCGAGCGTTCCCTCCTCGGCGCCGGAAAGGCCGAAGCAGACCGGCGCGTCGATGACCCGCAGCTCCTTGCGGCCAGCGATCTCGGCGGCCTTGCGCATGGTGTCGGGGTGGACGGTCGCGGCAACCGCGATCAGCGTTCCCTCCGCGCCGTCGACGCTCATCGCCTCGGTCACGTCGAGCACCTGCCGGTCATCGACGACGATGACGACGACCACGTCGGCCGAACGCGCCATTTCGGCCAGCGTCTCGACCGGCTTGATGCCGTCGGCGGCGAGTGCCTCGACCGCCTCGCGGCGAACGTCGTAGGCGAACACCTCGCCTTGGCCCTTACGCCGCGCATGCCCGGCCATCGCAGCGCCCATGGCGCCCACGCCGACAAACCCAGCCTTCATGATTGCCTCACCGTCGTGGCTTGCAGACAGGATCACACCGCCGGAGATGCCAGGCGGCGCGGCGGCGAAGGCCGCCGCAGGAGCGGGGCGGCTCAATCGCCGCCCCGACCACGATGCTCTGTACAGACGTTACTTGCAGGAGACCATCTTGGCCTCGCTGCCGTCTTCACCGGTGAGCTCGGCCTCGCACGTCATCCCGACCGTGATGTTGGCGCGATCGCCGGGCTGGCCGCCGATGGTCAGTTCGGTGCGCGAGCCGCTGATGGCCGCCGACTTGTCGCCAATGTGAATGGCCCGTCCGCCGTCGTCGACCTTGGTGACGGCGCCCGAAATCTTCATCAGCTCGACTTTGGCCTCGGTGACCTCGAGCGTGCCTTCCTTTTCGCTCGCCTCCTTGGCCAGTTGGACCACGTCCTTCGGGGCCTTGTAGAGCTTGGCGATCAGCTCGCCGACACGCTGGCCGGAAACCGGGTTGACCTCAAGGTCCTGCTTCTCCGCGTCGGCGAGAAACTCCGGATCCTTCATGGTGTCCATGAATGCGGTCCGCAACGCCTCGACCCGGTCGGCCGGAACGTCAGGCGGGGCCAGGAACGGCCTGCCGAACTCCTGGCGGGCGAAAATCAGCTCAAGCGCGTCCTTGTCCGCCTGGGTCTTCGCCGCGTCCATGATCAGCGGCACGTCGGGAAGGTCCTCATGCTTGCCGGTCGACATCTGAATGAGAATGTTCAGCTTGCCTTCCTTCAACCAATCGGCCTTGCGCGACTTGGCGCTCGACCAGGAATAGCCGCAACGGCCCTCGACCTCGCCGCGCTCCATGGCGAGCAGCACGTCGTTGCCGCCCGGATAGCCGGTGACCAGCTTCAGCTTGGTGCCGAGCACGTTGTTCATGATCCGCGGGAAGGTGTCGGTGTCGGCGCCTGGGCCGGTGCCACCAACGATCAGCGGCGTGGTCAGCAGATCCTGCCACTTCTTGACCGGCGAGGTGTGCCAGGAGACGCAAACGCTGACCTCGTTGTTGGCCGAGCCGATCCAGTTGATCTTTTGCGGGTCGAATTTTGCTTCCTCGGTGCCGAACAGAGGCTCCATGGGCATGCCGCGCGCGACGATGCCGATCACCGTGCCGTCTTTCGGCAGGATGTTGTAAAGCTCGTTGGTGAGCAACATGCTGCCGGCGCCGGGCCGGTTCTTGACGATGACCGACGGGTTGCTCGGAATGTGCTTGCCGATGTGGCGCGCAACCGTGCGCGCATAGGTATCGTAGCCGCCGCCGGGGCTGTAACCGACATAGATGGTGACCGTCTTGCCGGAATAGAAGTCGGAAACGGCATCGGCGGACGCCGGCGTCGCAAGAAGCGCGAACGCCATCCCGACAATGCCGATAAGTGTTGAAAGCCAGTGCTTTCGCATATCTGCTCCTCCCTTGCCTTAAGGTGCCCGCACGTGGCGGGTTTGGCCTTTCGGCCAATCTTGCGGGGCGTTGCACCGGCCCCATTTCCGGCGCAGCGCCACGATTGAACGAGCCCATTCCCCTCGCTCCGGCTTTTTCGGTGCCATTTGCGATGGGTCGGAACCCTGACAACCAATTTACCCTTCTAGCCTATCGATTAGCAATCGGCCAGCGCAACCACAATGAAAATAAAGCGTTAAGAGCTAAACATTTTGCTTGTACATCGCCACGCCACGAGGATTCTACAGCGCTCGCCCGACCATGCCGATGCCGACCAGCATCAGCAGCACGAGAACGGAGCGAAAGAAGGTTTCAGGAGGAATTCTCCGGCGAATTTGCGCGCCGCCCGCCATGCCGAGCGCCATCGGCACGCACAGCGCCAGACCGGCAAGCACGGTCTCAAGATCCAGAAGACCGCGCATGAAGAGCGATCCGATGAGAAAAAAACCGCAAAAAAGGTAAATCAGGCCGACAAGGCCGACAAACCGTTCGCGCTCAAGCTCGATCGACAACAGAAAGACCATCAATGGCGCGCCGAAAAAGGCCGTCAGTCCGCCGAGAACGCCTGAGGCGAAGCCGGCGAC from Hyphomicrobiales bacterium harbors:
- a CDS encoding thiamine pyrophosphate-binding protein, with the protein product MGNSKDKRAAKTAAATERWGSDVIVDLLRHYKFPHAPLNPGSSFRGLHDSMINYGGNRPQMLLCPHEEVAVQIAHGYAKATGEPLVAILHNLVGLLHANMAIYYAYLDRAPVFIVGATGPLAENKRRPRIDWIHTANVQGEAVRNYTKWDYQPASIDGFAESFSRAYSIMMTEPTGPVYMCYDAGLQETPLDHAVAMSPKEAAWAPTKMAPDPAALAEAAERLVAAEHPVIMAEFVGRGAEPFEPLVKLAETLAAPVVDISSRLNFPTTHPLNMSEIKEVFANADVLLNLDVRDWEKPTTRLNKTERRTQSVVPAGCHWIDIGFGDVEISGWSMENQRPHNAEIRILADTSLAIPELTRLCRRLIGRSGSLKDRLARRSEKIAEAHRKARAGWAHQARENWDASPITLPRLALEVWDAIKSEDWVLTANSLESWTRKLWDFDRPWRHPGRSLGTATQIGISLGVALAHKGKGRLVVDIQPDGDLMFDPGALWVATKYEIPMLIVMYNNRAYYNDWEHQILMARLRGTDEAKAHIGMDLFGPEPDFAGLARSFGWYAEGPIDRPGEVGPALRRAIAEVKSGRPALLDTITQKR
- a CDS encoding tripartite tricarboxylate transporter substrate-binding protein → MRKHWLSTLIGIVGMAFALLATPASADAVSDFYSGKTVTIYVGYSPGGGYDTYARTVARHIGKHIPSNPSVIVKNRPGAGSMLLTNELYNILPKDGTVIGIVARGMPMEPLFGTEEAKFDPQKINWIGSANNEVSVCVSWHTSPVKKWQDLLTTPLIVGGTGPGADTDTFPRIMNNVLGTKLKLVTGYPGGNDVLLAMERGEVEGRCGYSWSSAKSRKADWLKEGKLNILIQMSTGKHEDLPDVPLIMDAAKTQADKDALELIFARQEFGRPFLAPPDVPADRVEALRTAFMDTMKDPEFLADAEKQDLEVNPVSGQRVGELIAKLYKAPKDVVQLAKEASEKEGTLEVTEAKVELMKISGAVTKVDDGGRAIHIGDKSAAISGSRTELTIGGQPGDRANITVGMTCEAELTGEDGSEAKMVSCK
- a CDS encoding NAD(P)-binding domain-containing protein, translating into MSRPAPAAAFAAAPPGISGGVILSASHDGEAIMKAGFVGVGAMGAAMAGHARRKGQGEVFAYDVRREAVEALAADGIKPVETLAEMARSADVVVVIVVDDRQVLDVTEAMSVDGAEGTLIAVAATVHPDTMRKAAEIAGRKELRVIDAPVCFGLSGAEEGTLASLCGGSAADIDDARPVLDCYSRAVHHIGPLGCGQIAKTVNNMLHWAHCVANFEALLIAKRFGIDAQMLREVLLQCPARNGTLENWDATRFTWPVKDMDIALALAREGELTLPLFGQVDHLVQTLTPDAVKGLLYGEAAPYLGRDITTKGDAGHGG